A window from Thiomicrorhabdus sp. encodes these proteins:
- a CDS encoding histidine kinase, whose product MHAANKQPPNPQLLNYFESLDVQERGISHAQKTRTLGAYQFIFFPLQSRESNRMAYLVVAFHGQIPQDNRTANLLRPLRNALQKGFLAHQKRLDAVAQAISLERQEQAADLHDSIAQILGYLKLRASSLSGQSEKLADPNILRLATDIEEQIGFAHRLTRELISSSRLTYSESRLSQAIQNAVEELEQRSRNRL is encoded by the coding sequence TTGCATGCCGCAAACAAACAACCGCCGAACCCCCAACTGCTGAACTATTTCGAATCACTGGATGTGCAGGAACGCGGAATCAGCCATGCACAAAAAACCCGGACATTGGGCGCTTATCAGTTTATTTTCTTTCCGCTACAAAGCAGAGAGAGCAATCGAATGGCTTATCTGGTAGTGGCGTTCCACGGCCAAATTCCGCAAGATAACCGTACCGCGAATCTGCTTCGTCCACTGCGAAATGCCCTGCAAAAAGGTTTTCTGGCACACCAGAAAAGGCTTGACGCCGTCGCTCAGGCCATTAGCTTAGAGCGCCAGGAACAAGCCGCCGACCTGCACGATTCGATTGCGCAGATTCTCGGCTATCTCAAACTGCGCGCCTCCAGTCTGAGCGGACAGAGCGAGAAACTCGCCGACCCGAACATCCTCCGACTGGCAACCGACATTGAAGAGCAGATCGGCTTTGCTCATCGGCTGACACGGGAGTTGATCTCCTCCTCACGCCTTACCTATTCGGAAAGCCGCCTCTCGCAGGCAATCCAAAATGCCGTCGAAGAACTTGAACAACGCTCCCGGAATCGTCTTTGA